One region of Blastocatellia bacterium genomic DNA includes:
- a CDS encoding transposase, producing the protein MAQIGGQIEQVTGDGGYDYVDCYEAIAERQARAVIPPRRTGRLRPADERFRARDSNLRRIKQVGRKQWKRERQYHRRSLVETAMMRQKTIFGSGLSSRRFHNQAAEMSLRCAALNRMTHLGMPESDAI; encoded by the coding sequence TTGGCCCAGATCGGCGGCCAGATCGAGCAGGTGACCGGCGATGGCGGCTACGATTATGTGGATTGTTATGAGGCCATCGCCGAGCGCCAGGCGAGAGCGGTGATCCCGCCGCGACGGACAGGCCGATTGCGCCCAGCCGATGAGCGATTCCGCGCCAGAGACAGCAACCTGCGACGGATCAAGCAAGTTGGTCGAAAACAGTGGAAGCGAGAGCGCCAGTATCATCGGCGGAGTTTGGTAGAGACGGCGATGATGCGGCAGAAGACGATCTTCGGCAGCGGGTTGAGCAGTAGAAGGTTCCATAATCAAGCGGCAGAGATGAGCCTGAGATGCGCGGCGCTCAACCGCATGACACATCTGGGAATGCCAGAAAGCGATGCGATCTAA
- a CDS encoding IS5 family transposase, which translates to MVVDSTGVKVFGEGEWKVRQHGYTKRRTWRKLHLGADAATGEIVAAVVTTNNVADSQVLEDLLEQVGGELAQVSGDGSYDKRNCYEAIRQRKAKAAIRPRRNAKIWQHGNRQAERLIRDENLRRIRQVGPKQWKQEVGYDRRSLAETQMFRVKVIFGDRLSARQFAGQATQVLVRCAALNRMTHLGMPDSYAV; encoded by the coding sequence ATGGTCGTCGATTCGACGGGGGTGAAAGTCTTCGGCGAAGGCGAATGGAAAGTTCGCCAACACGGCTACACGAAACGTCGCACCTGGCGCAAGTTGCATCTGGGCGCGGATGCGGCGACGGGCGAGATCGTCGCGGCGGTGGTAACGACCAACAACGTCGCCGACTCGCAAGTGCTCGAAGACCTGCTTGAGCAAGTCGGCGGTGAGCTGGCGCAGGTGAGCGGCGATGGCTCCTATGATAAGCGCAATTGCTATGAAGCCATTCGTCAGCGCAAAGCGAAAGCGGCGATTCGGCCACGCCGCAATGCGAAGATATGGCAGCACGGCAATCGCCAGGCCGAGCGCTTGATTCGCGATGAAAACCTGCGACGGATTCGCCAGGTGGGCCCCAAACAATGGAAGCAAGAAGTAGGCTATGATCGGCGGAGTCTGGCCGAGACGCAGATGTTTCGGGTGAAAGTGATCTTCGGAGATCGCCTCAGCGCGCGTCAGTTTGCAGGGCAAGCGACGCAAGTGCTAGTCAGGTGTGCGGCATTGAACCGGATGACGCATTTGGGAATGCCAGACAGTTACGCCGTGTGA
- a CDS encoding DUF4112 domain-containing protein → MAEKPNSFTDRALAERPVQSAVRGKLRDIVDAPIDTHLERIEMFMDRAIRIPGTNLRFGLDPIIGFFFPVAGDWLGTLVGVYIVLASIRHGLPKSAITRMVFNVGVDFLLGSLPLVGDAVDFAWKSNSKNLRLLNQYAKGKGGSVWSDWLWVFMLLGILFLLGAGLIGLAYYAIRQAGFRLF, encoded by the coding sequence ATGGCCGAAAAACCGAATAGCTTCACCGACCGCGCGCTTGCCGAACGTCCCGTGCAGTCCGCCGTCCGCGGCAAGCTGCGCGACATTGTCGATGCGCCGATAGACACACACCTGGAGCGCATTGAGATGTTCATGGATCGCGCCATCCGCATCCCCGGCACCAACCTGCGCTTCGGGCTTGACCCGATCATCGGCTTCTTCTTTCCGGTGGCCGGTGACTGGCTCGGAACCCTGGTGGGCGTTTACATCGTGCTCGCCTCTATCCGACATGGTTTGCCGAAAAGCGCCATCACACGGATGGTCTTCAATGTCGGCGTTGACTTTCTACTCGGCAGCCTGCCGCTGGTCGGCGACGCCGTTGATTTTGCCTGGAAGTCGAATAGTAAGAATTTGCGCCTGCTGAATCAGTACGCCAAAGGCAAAGGCGGCTCGGTGTGGAGCGACTGGCTTTGGGTTTTCATGCTGCTCGGCATCCTGTTCCTGCTTGGTGCGGGGCTTATCGGCCTGGCGTACTATGCAATCCGGCAAGCAGGTTTCAGACTCTTTTAA
- a CDS encoding DUF4160 domain-containing protein has protein sequence MPEISRFFGIVIAIYYKEHGLPHFHAKYSGETGVFTISDLKLIEGHLPKRVVALVLEWAFEHRDELMQNWELAMAMKPLRSIQPLQ, from the coding sequence ATGCCAGAAATCAGCAGATTCTTCGGGATAGTCATCGCGATCTATTATAAAGAACATGGCTTGCCCCACTTTCACGCCAAGTATTCCGGTGAAACCGGGGTTTTCACTATCTCCGACTTGAAGCTTATTGAGGGCCACTTGCCCAAGCGTGTCGTCGCCTTGGTACTGGAATGGGCGTTTGAGCATCGAGATGAGTTGATGCAGAATTGGGAGCTTGCGATGGCCATGAAACCGTTGCGGAGTATTCAGCCTTTGCAATAG
- a CDS encoding DUF2442 domain-containing protein: MHYVKDVEYVSGYKLLLTFEDGSIRVADLERHLDGEVFEPLKEIDYFKSATVNRELDTIVWGNGADMSPDFLYEISEPIAKPELLQTS; this comes from the coding sequence ATGCATTACGTTAAGGATGTGGAATATGTCTCAGGATATAAATTGCTGCTGACATTTGAAGACGGGAGTATAAGGGTGGCTGATCTAGAGCGACATCTAGACGGAGAAGTGTTTGAGCCGTTAAAGGAGATTGACTATTTCAAAAGCGCAACTGTGAATCGAGAATTAGATACAATCGTTTGGGGCAACGGCGCGGATATGTCGCCCGATTTCTTGTATGAAATCAGCGAACCAATCGCCAAGCCAGAGTTATTGCAGACAAGTTGA